In one window of Cupriavidus necator N-1 DNA:
- a CDS encoding terminase small subunit, with protein MTELLDDVDRTVTQAAFADLVGISQPAVSDLIGRGTLTRGASLRRWLVEYCENLREQAAGRASTGDLDLIQERAALAREQRIKIAMVNQQLQKELAPVSVLEAVLAKVGRQIATRLEAIPVQIKRRTTTLSAEDIDLITEEITKARNIAAAIKLEDLNDGPVGDSEGDYEGP; from the coding sequence GTGACCGAGCTGTTGGATGACGTCGATCGCACGGTCACGCAGGCAGCCTTCGCCGACCTGGTCGGTATTTCCCAGCCGGCCGTGAGTGACCTGATCGGGCGCGGCACGCTGACGCGCGGCGCGTCGCTGCGCCGCTGGCTGGTGGAGTACTGCGAGAACCTGCGCGAGCAGGCGGCCGGCCGCGCCTCCACCGGCGATCTGGATCTGATCCAGGAGCGTGCCGCGCTCGCCCGCGAGCAGCGCATCAAGATCGCCATGGTCAACCAGCAGCTGCAGAAGGAACTGGCGCCGGTGTCGGTGCTCGAGGCGGTGCTGGCCAAGGTCGGGCGACAAATCGCGACGCGGCTCGAGGCGATCCCTGTGCAGATCAAGCGGCGGACCACCACGCTGTCTGCAGAAGACATTGACCTCATCACCGAGGAGATCACCAAGGCGCGCAACATCGCAGCCGCCATCAAGCTGGAAGACCTGAACGATGGACCTGTCGGAGATTCAGAAGGCGATTACGAAGGGCCTTAG